The DNA segment GAGCCGCTTCTATCGATGAACAGAAAGCAAATAGCAAGGCGAGCGACGATGGTTCAACAAGATACCAGGATCGATTTTGCGTTTACGGCTCGGGAAATCGTTGCCATGGGACGCACTCCCTATTTGGGACGGTTCAGTCCGGAAAGCAAAGCGGACAAAGATGCGATCGCTCGCGCGATGCGCGTGACATCCACCGATATTTTCTCCGACCGATTGATCACGGAACTTTCCGGAGGTGAAAGACAACGCGTTCATATTGCCCGCGCAATCGCGCAAGAAACACAAATCATGCTACTGGATGAGCCGACCGCAAATCTCGATCTCGCTCATCAGCTGGAAGCATTGCATCTGGTCAAAGATTTTACCGCTTCCGGTAAATCAGCATTAGCCGCGATCCATGATCTTTCGCTGGCAGGACGATTTTGCGATCGTATCCTGTTGCTATCGGATAAAAAGATAGCGGTGCAGGGCTCGCCGGCGCAGGTCATTACAGAAAAAAATATCTTTCAGTACTTTTCGGTGCGGGCTCGTGTTTGGAACGACTGGGAAACAAACGGCTTGATCATTTATCCGTTGCACATGAACTAACACTCAGGTTCGAGGACGTATGAGTTTTAAATTCAGAGGCTTTGCAGGATATGCAATTGTGATCGTTGCGTTCGTTTCAATCGCGGTCTGTACGATTGAATTGTTTCAGGCCTGGTCAGCAGGGGACTCTGTAACGGTCATACCTGAACCATCCAGAAGTGCGCCCTTCCCCAGGGTGCTTCGGGATGCGAAGGGTTTTTCGCTGAAGATTCCTGCGCAACCGAAACGGATTGTTTCACAAACTCTGGCAACGGATGAAATTTTACTCACGATTTGTCCAACGGAAAGAATCGTTGCGCTGAGTAGTCTTGCGGAAGATCCCAACTATAGCA comes from the bacterium genome and includes:
- a CDS encoding ABC transporter ATP-binding protein, whose amino-acid sequence is MTALLTANDVSFSFDDHRVLEEVSLTLHEGEFVGLIGANGSGKTTLLRLLLGLLPASGNILLCNEPLLSMNRKQIARRATMVQQDTRIDFAFTAREIVAMGRTPYLGRFSPESKADKDAIARAMRVTSTDIFSDRLITELSGGERQRVHIARAIAQETQIMLLDEPTANLDLAHQLEALHLVKDFTASGKSALAAIHDLSLAGRFCDRILLLSDKKIAVQGSPAQVITEKNIFQYFSVRARVWNDWETNGLIIYPLHMN